One genomic region from Methanocaldococcus fervens AG86 encodes:
- the ribL gene encoding FAD synthase, translating to MKKRVVTAGTFDILHPGHYEVLKFAKSLGDELIVIVARDETVKKIKGRKPIIPEEQRREMVEALKPVDKAILGSLKNKLEPILELKPDVIVLGPDQTTFDEETLKEELAKYGLHPEIVRFKGYKKCPFHSSFDIVKEIIRRFCNKEIKI from the coding sequence GTGAAGAAAAGAGTTGTAACTGCCGGAACGTTTGATATTTTACACCCTGGACACTATGAGGTATTAAAATTTGCTAAGAGTTTAGGGGATGAATTGATAGTTATCGTTGCAAGAGATGAAACGGTTAAAAAAATAAAAGGTAGGAAGCCAATAATTCCAGAAGAACAGAGGAGAGAGATGGTCGAAGCTTTAAAACCTGTTGATAAAGCTATATTGGGCAGCTTAAAAAACAAATTAGAGCCAATATTGGAATTAAAACCTGATGTTATTGTTCTTGGTCCGGATCAGACAACGTTTGATGAAGAAACATTAAAAGAAGAGCTTGCAAAATATGGTTTACATCCTGAAATTGTTAGATTTAAAGGCTATAAAAAATGCCCATTTCACAGTTCTTTTGATATAGTGAAAGAAATTATTAGAAGGTTTTGTAATAAGGAGATTAAAATCTAA
- a CDS encoding AI-2E family transporter: MRFNEFKYFRKGVIIGLLIVLLYIIWPFIDVLAYSCAFAYMALPLYKLFRKKFSRAVSAGLALSIYVIPIMVITIYALFAVIDFIFSFNINVIEEYISGVFNLYTSSIFNGFVNEQTLTKYIDEFVKYFINQLSGKIFDTGYLIIKVIMVIFITFYFLKEGDKAENVIISFTPNEYKEKMKIYLEYLHDSYKNLFISCVSLSIIITILSYIGYLIVGVPYAELFAVVTGIFALLPILGGWMVYIPIAIYYFITHDYTKAIFLFIYGELMLSIAPDFVIRPYLVKKEVDIHPVLVIVAFLMAPLSLGLSGFAIGPLVVGALNAFYLAKYRDKKI; encoded by the coding sequence ATGAGATTTAATGAGTTCAAATACTTCAGGAAAGGAGTTATTATTGGATTGTTGATAGTGTTATTATATATAATTTGGCCATTCATTGATGTTTTAGCCTACTCCTGTGCATTTGCATACATGGCTTTGCCTTTATATAAATTGTTTAGAAAAAAATTTAGTAGGGCTGTTTCAGCAGGTTTAGCACTCAGTATATACGTTATTCCAATTATGGTAATAACAATCTATGCCTTATTTGCAGTAATAGACTTTATTTTTTCATTTAATATTAATGTCATAGAGGAGTATATAAGTGGGGTCTTTAACTTATACACTTCTTCTATCTTTAATGGGTTTGTTAATGAGCAAACTCTTACAAAATATATTGATGAATTTGTAAAATACTTTATTAACCAACTTTCTGGAAAGATTTTCGATACTGGCTATCTGATAATTAAGGTTATTATGGTTATATTCATAACATTCTACTTTTTAAAAGAAGGAGATAAAGCTGAAAATGTAATTATTTCATTTACACCCAATGAATATAAAGAAAAAATGAAGATTTATTTAGAGTACTTACACGACTCATATAAGAATTTATTTATAAGCTGTGTTTCACTCTCTATAATTATAACAATCCTATCCTACATTGGATACCTTATAGTTGGGGTTCCATATGCAGAGTTATTTGCAGTTGTAACTGGAATATTTGCTTTACTACCAATTTTAGGAGGATGGATGGTATATATTCCAATAGCAATATACTACTTCATAACACATGATTACACAAAAGCAATTTTTCTGTTTATTTATGGAGAATTAATGCTTTCAATAGCTCCAGATTTCGTAATAAGACCTTATTTAGTTAAAAAAGAAGTTGACATCCATCCAGTCCTTGTTATCGTTGCATTTTTAATGGCTCCACTCTCATTGGGGCTTAGCGGATTTGCCATAGGCCCATTAGTTGTTGGAGCTTTAAATGCATTTTATTTGGCAAAGTATAGAGATAAGAAGATTTAA
- the speB gene encoding agmatinase produces MKEHFIDLSKFIMANASYEDADGVIYSIPYDETTSFKPGTREGGNAIRTASWGLETYSPILDRDLSELKYCDLKDLDLYGNQVEIFNTIQSVSKEILKDGKKIIVFGGEHSITYPIVKAVKDVYNDFIVIQFDAHCDLRDEYLGNKLSHACVMRRVYELTKDIFQFGIRSGDKEEWDFAKENNIYLKMDLMNEEDLEFIKSLDKPIYLTVDIDVLDPAYAPGTGTPEPCGFSTKELFNSLYLLKEVKDRIIGFDIVEVSPIYDIANITAIAAAKIARELMLMIL; encoded by the coding sequence ATGAAAGAGCATTTTATTGACCTGTCTAAATTTATAATGGCTAATGCATCTTATGAGGATGCCGATGGAGTTATATACTCAATACCTTACGATGAAACAACTTCTTTTAAACCAGGGACAAGAGAAGGAGGAAATGCCATAAGAACCGCATCCTGGGGATTAGAGACCTATAGCCCAATATTGGATAGGGATTTATCAGAATTGAAATACTGCGATTTAAAGGATTTGGATTTGTATGGGAACCAAGTAGAGATATTCAATACAATCCAATCAGTTTCAAAAGAAATATTAAAAGATGGAAAAAAAATCATTGTCTTTGGTGGAGAGCATTCTATAACTTATCCAATAGTTAAGGCTGTGAAAGATGTTTACAATGATTTTATTGTTATTCAATTTGACGCCCATTGTGATTTAAGGGATGAGTATTTAGGGAATAAGCTGTCTCATGCATGCGTTATGAGGAGAGTTTATGAGTTAACCAAAGATATATTTCAATTTGGTATTAGAAGTGGAGATAAAGAGGAATGGGATTTTGCAAAAGAAAATAATATCTACCTAAAAATGGATTTAATGAATGAAGAGGATTTAGAGTTTATAAAAAGTTTGGATAAACCAATATATCTAACTGTGGATATTGACGTGTTAGACCCTGCCTATGCCCCAGGAACTGGGACGCCAGAGCCATGTGGTTTTTCAACAAAAGAGTTGTTTAACTCGTTATATTTATTGAAAGAGGTTAAAGATAGAATTATAGGATTTGATATTGTTGAAGTTTCCCCAATTTATGATATTGCAAACATTACAGCAATAGCAGCGGCAAAAATTGCAAGAGAACTTATGTTGATGATTCTTTAA
- a CDS encoding 2-isopropylmalate synthase has protein sequence MRVRIFDTTLRDGEQTPGVSLTPNDKLEIAKKLDEIGVDVIEAGSAITSKGEREGIKLITKEGLNAEICSFVRALPVDIDAALECDVDSVHLVVPTSPIHMKYKLRKTEDEVLESALKAVEYAKEHGLIVELSAEDATRSDVNFLIRLFNEGEKVGADRVCVCDTVGVLTPQKSQELFKKITENVNLPVSVHCHNDFGMATANTCSAVLGGAVQCHVTVNGIGERAGNASLEEVVTALKILYGYDTKIKMEMLYEVSRVVSRLMKLPVPPNKAIVGDNAFAHEAGIHVDGLIKNTETYEPIRPEMVGNRRRIILGKHSGRKALKYKLDLMGIDVNEEQLNKIYEKVKEFGDLGKYISDADLLAIVREVLGKEIEEKIKLEELTVVSGNKITPIASVKLHYIGEDIMLIETAYGVGPVDAAINAVKKAISGVADIKLEEYSVEAIGGGTDALIEVVVKLRKGSEIVEVRKSDADVVRASVDAVMEGINMLLN, from the coding sequence ATGAGAGTGAGAATATTTGATACAACTTTAAGGGATGGAGAGCAAACACCAGGAGTTTCTTTAACACCAAATGATAAATTGGAGATAGCTAAAAAATTGGATGAGATTGGAGTTGACGTTATAGAGGCAGGTTCAGCTATAACTTCAAAAGGAGAAAGAGAGGGAATAAAATTAATAACAAAAGAAGGATTGAATGCTGAAATCTGCTCATTCGTTAGAGCTCTGCCAGTTGATATAGATGCGGCTTTAGAATGTGATGTAGATAGCGTTCATTTGGTAGTGCCAACCTCACCAATCCATATGAAGTATAAATTAAGAAAAACAGAGGATGAAGTTTTAGAATCTGCTTTGAAAGCTGTTGAATATGCTAAAGAACATGGATTAATCGTTGAATTGTCAGCAGAGGATGCAACAAGAAGTGATGTAAATTTCTTAATAAGGTTGTTTAATGAAGGGGAAAAGGTAGGGGCAGATAGGGTTTGCGTCTGCGATACAGTGGGTGTTTTAACTCCACAAAAAAGCCAAGAGTTATTTAAAAAAATAACTGAAAATGTTAATCTACCAGTTTCAGTTCACTGCCACAACGACTTTGGAATGGCTACGGCAAATACATGTTCAGCAGTTTTAGGTGGAGCTGTTCAATGCCACGTAACAGTTAATGGAATTGGAGAAAGAGCCGGAAACGCCTCATTGGAAGAGGTAGTTACTGCATTAAAAATACTTTACGGCTATGATACAAAAATAAAAATGGAGATGCTTTATGAAGTTTCAAGAGTTGTTTCAAGATTGATGAAACTCCCAGTTCCTCCAAATAAGGCAATTGTTGGAGATAACGCATTTGCTCATGAAGCTGGAATACATGTTGATGGTTTAATAAAAAATACTGAAACATATGAGCCAATAAGGCCAGAAATGGTTGGAAATAGGAGAAGAATTATATTAGGAAAGCACTCTGGTAGAAAAGCATTAAAATACAAGCTTGATTTGATGGGTATAGACGTTAATGAGGAGCAGTTAAATAAAATATATGAAAAGGTTAAAGAATTTGGGGATTTAGGTAAATATATTTCAGATGCTGATTTATTGGCTATAGTTAGAGAAGTTTTAGGTAAGGAGATTGAAGAGAAGATTAAATTAGAAGAATTAACCGTTGTGTCTGGAAATAAGATAACGCCAATTGCATCTGTTAAGCTCCACTATATAGGAGAAGATATAATGCTAATTGAAACTGCTTATGGAGTAGGGCCTGTAGATGCGGCAATAAACGCAGTCAAAAAGGCAATAAGTGGTGTTGCGGATATTAAATTGGAGGAGTATAGCGTTGAGGCAATTGGAGGAGGAACTGATGCATTAATAGAGGTTGTAGTTAAATTGAGGAAGGGAAGCGAAATTGTTGAGGTTAGAAAATCAGATGCAGACGTTGTAAGGGCATCTGTAGATGCCGTTATGGAAGGAATTAATATGCTCTTAAATTAA
- the cfbB gene encoding Ni-sirohydrochlorin a,c-diamide synthase produces the protein MKRVVIAGTSSEVGKTVISTGIMKALSKKYNVQGYKVGPDYIDPTYHTIATGNKSRNLDSFFMNREQIKYIFQKHSKNKDISVIEGVRGLYEGISAVNDIGSTASVAKALDSPVILLVNAKSLTRSAIAMIKGFMSFDNVKIRGVIFNFVRSENHIKKLKDAMNYYLPGVEIIGFIPRNEDFKVEGRHLGLVPTPENLKEMENKVELWGELVEKYLDLDKIVEIADEDFEEVDDVFLWEVNENYKKIAVAYDEVFNFYYWDNFDALEENKAKIEFFSPLKDKEVPDADILYIGGGYPELFKEELSSNKEMIESIREFEGYIYGECGGLMYLTKSIDNTPMVGLLNCSAIMTRNVQGLSYVEAEFLENCLIGRKGLRFKGHEFHYSKLVNIKEERFAYKIKRGRGIVNNLDGIFNGKVLAGYLHNHAVANPYFASSMVNFGE, from the coding sequence ATGAAAAGAGTTGTTATCGCTGGAACATCAAGTGAAGTTGGGAAAACTGTAATTTCCACTGGAATTATGAAGGCGTTATCAAAAAAATATAACGTTCAAGGCTATAAAGTTGGTCCAGATTACATAGACCCTACGTATCACACAATAGCTACTGGAAATAAATCAAGAAATTTGGACTCTTTTTTTATGAATAGGGAACAGATAAAATATATTTTTCAAAAACATTCAAAAAATAAAGATATAAGTGTCATTGAAGGGGTTAGGGGACTTTATGAGGGAATATCCGCAGTAAATGATATTGGGAGCACTGCAAGTGTTGCTAAAGCGTTAGATAGCCCAGTAATTTTGCTTGTAAATGCAAAAAGCTTAACAAGAAGTGCAATAGCAATGATAAAAGGTTTTATGAGCTTTGATAATGTTAAAATTAGGGGAGTTATTTTTAACTTTGTTAGAAGTGAAAATCATATTAAAAAGTTGAAAGATGCTATGAACTACTATCTCCCAGGTGTTGAGATAATTGGCTTTATCCCAAGAAATGAAGATTTTAAAGTGGAGGGAAGGCATCTTGGTTTAGTTCCAACGCCTGAGAACTTAAAGGAGATGGAAAATAAAGTGGAACTGTGGGGAGAGTTGGTTGAAAAATATTTAGATTTGGATAAAATTGTAGAAATTGCTGATGAAGATTTTGAAGAGGTTGATGATGTATTTTTATGGGAGGTTAATGAAAACTATAAAAAAATAGCTGTTGCTTATGATGAAGTTTTTAATTTTTATTATTGGGATAATTTTGATGCTTTAGAAGAAAATAAAGCCAAAATAGAATTTTTTAGTCCATTAAAAGATAAAGAAGTTCCTGATGCAGACATCTTATATATCGGTGGGGGATATCCAGAGCTTTTTAAAGAAGAGCTAAGTTCAAATAAAGAAATGATAGAAAGTATTAGAGAATTTGAAGGCTACATTTATGGAGAATGTGGTGGCTTAATGTATCTAACAAAATCGATTGATAATACCCCAATGGTTGGTTTGCTGAACTGCTCAGCTATTATGACAAGGAACGTTCAAGGGCTTAGCTATGTTGAAGCTGAATTTTTAGAAAACTGTTTGATTGGAAGAAAAGGGTTGAGATTTAAAGGGCATGAATTCCATTATTCAAAACTCGTAAATATAAAAGAGGAAAGATTTGCATATAAAATAAAAAGAGGGAGAGGAATTGTTAATAACTTGGATGGAATTTTCAATGGAAAGGTTTTAGCTGGCTATTTACACAATCATGCTGTAGCAAATCCTTACTTCGCGTCAAGCATGGTCAATTTTGGTGAATAA
- a CDS encoding threonine--tRNA ligase — protein sequence MKMLLIHSDYLEFEAKQKTKIAEETENLKGKLDECLACFIAVEREDENNPEGVVLGAVEEIEKVAEQLKVNNVVIYPYAHLSSDLSSPETAIKVLKDIDNVLKEKGYNVLRAPFGWYKAFKISCKGHPLSELSRKIVAKEEKKEKGEESKFYLLNPETEEVVELNENNINIIKDEELLALAKHELGIKENKEHDEPPHVKFIKEKDICSYEEASDAGHFRWYPKGKLIRDLLADYVYNMVVNLGAMPVETPIMYDLGNPAIREHADKFGERQYRFRQGNKELMLRFAACFGQFMMKKDMYLLPRYLPLKLYELSTYSFRYEQRGELVGLKRLRCFTMPDMHTVCLDLKQAMEEFEKQFWECLKTGDDLDLSYSVIFRFTKYFFEEHRDWFFKIAKEYKNKYGKDVILEILPKRKHYWVGKVDIAVIDSLGRPIENPTVQIDVESAKRFNIKVHTNEGEVYPIILHCSPTGSIERVLCGLLEKAAIEAEKGKAPMLPVWLSPIQVRVIPVAERHYDYALKIAEKLRENNIRADFDDREDSVSKKIRNAGKEWIPYVVVVGDEEMDSGELTVTVREKSTLKKPHKEKMTLDELIDKIKKETANYPYRPLPLPIRCSLQPKFH from the coding sequence ATGAAAATGTTATTAATCCACTCTGATTATTTGGAGTTTGAAGCAAAGCAGAAAACAAAAATTGCAGAAGAGACTGAGAATTTAAAAGGCAAGTTGGATGAGTGTTTAGCATGCTTTATTGCCGTTGAAAGGGAAGATGAAAACAACCCAGAAGGAGTAGTTTTAGGAGCAGTTGAAGAGATTGAAAAAGTTGCAGAGCAGTTAAAGGTTAACAATGTTGTTATCTACCCATATGCTCATTTATCAAGTGATTTATCCTCACCTGAAACAGCTATAAAGGTTTTAAAAGATATTGACAATGTTTTGAAAGAAAAAGGATATAACGTATTAAGAGCTCCATTTGGATGGTACAAGGCATTTAAAATTAGTTGTAAAGGGCATCCATTGAGTGAGTTATCAAGAAAAATTGTAGCTAAAGAAGAAAAGAAAGAGAAAGGGGAAGAGTCAAAGTTTTATTTATTAAACCCAGAAACAGAGGAAGTTGTTGAATTAAATGAAAATAACATAAACATAATTAAAGATGAAGAACTCTTAGCTTTGGCTAAACACGAATTAGGGATTAAAGAAAATAAAGAACACGATGAACCACCACATGTAAAGTTCATAAAAGAAAAAGATATCTGCAGTTACGAAGAGGCATCAGATGCTGGGCATTTTAGATGGTATCCAAAAGGTAAGTTGATTAGGGATTTGTTGGCAGATTACGTTTACAATATGGTGGTTAACTTAGGAGCTATGCCTGTAGAAACACCAATTATGTATGATTTAGGAAATCCTGCAATTAGAGAACATGCAGATAAATTTGGTGAAAGGCAGTATAGGTTTAGACAGGGTAATAAAGAGCTAATGTTGAGATTTGCAGCATGTTTTGGGCAGTTTATGATGAAGAAGGACATGTATTTATTACCAAGATATTTACCTCTAAAACTCTATGAGTTATCAACATACAGCTTTAGATACGAGCAGAGAGGAGAGTTAGTCGGATTAAAGAGGTTAAGATGCTTTACAATGCCTGATATGCATACTGTGTGCTTAGATTTAAAACAAGCAATGGAAGAGTTTGAAAAACAGTTTTGGGAGTGTTTAAAGACAGGGGACGATTTAGACTTAAGCTATTCAGTAATATTCAGATTTACAAAATATTTCTTTGAGGAGCATAGGGACTGGTTCTTTAAAATAGCAAAGGAATACAAAAATAAATATGGAAAAGATGTTATTTTAGAAATACTTCCAAAAAGAAAACACTACTGGGTAGGTAAGGTAGATATTGCGGTTATAGACAGCTTAGGAAGGCCCATAGAAAACCCAACTGTCCAAATAGATGTTGAGAGTGCTAAGAGATTCAATATAAAGGTCCATACAAATGAAGGAGAAGTTTATCCAATAATATTGCACTGCTCACCAACTGGCTCTATAGAGAGAGTTTTATGCGGTTTGTTAGAAAAAGCTGCAATAGAGGCTGAAAAAGGAAAAGCTCCAATGTTACCTGTTTGGTTATCACCAATACAAGTTAGAGTTATCCCTGTAGCTGAGAGACATTATGATTACGCTTTAAAAATTGCTGAGAAGCTAAGAGAAAATAACATTAGAGCAGATTTTGATGATAGGGAGGATAGTGTAAGTAAAAAGATTAGAAATGCAGGAAAAGAATGGATTCCTTACGTTGTAGTTGTTGGAGATGAGGAAATGGATTCTGGCGAATTAACAGTAACAGTTAGAGAGAAATCAACATTAAAGAAACCACATAAAGAGAAGATGACATTGGATGAGTTGATTGATAAAATTAAAAAAGAAACTGCCAACTATCCATACAGGCCATTGCCGTTACCAATAAGATGCTCACTACAACCAAAGTTCCATTAA
- a CDS encoding ABC transporter substrate-binding protein → MKKLYLAIALLISAIVALAGCTQSQQSSEVPTLTVAYLPTDHHAALFVACDNPDLFKNNYGIYLKAVKDKEAYELYKGDKKIADVKVVKVTEGGASIMNLMTQGQVDVALVGNPPVIFYIDKGTDAKIIMNLHTEGSAVVVRKDIPVNNWEEFVNWIKEKYKEGKQVKIGHPLPTSIQYVMIKDALKAEGITFTEDPNDKDAMVLLMNCKGQGTMPQMLAQNQLDAVIAWEPTPEIIENKGVGKVIAYSENLPSTSGGKWTDHPCCCLAASGDALTKKREAVITFAKILKDATDELNKNKELAVKASVRWLGTDEAVERDSIAHIKFDYRLEPTIPQVIKFVEAMKLQGLMSGKLKDASSEEAENIIFDLQTYNEIME, encoded by the coding sequence ATGAAAAAGCTGTATTTAGCTATAGCTTTATTAATCTCAGCTATAGTTGCACTGGCAGGATGTACCCAAAGTCAGCAGAGTTCAGAAGTCCCTACATTAACAGTTGCTTATTTGCCAACAGATCACCATGCAGCATTATTTGTAGCATGTGATAACCCAGATTTATTTAAAAATAATTATGGCATTTACTTAAAAGCAGTTAAAGATAAGGAGGCTTATGAATTATACAAAGGAGATAAAAAAATAGCTGATGTAAAGGTTGTTAAAGTTACTGAAGGTGGAGCAAGTATAATGAACTTAATGACTCAGGGGCAAGTTGACGTTGCTTTAGTAGGAAATCCACCAGTAATATTTTATATTGATAAGGGAACAGACGCTAAGATTATAATGAACTTACATACAGAAGGTTCAGCAGTTGTTGTTAGAAAAGACATTCCAGTAAACAACTGGGAAGAATTTGTAAATTGGATAAAAGAGAAATATAAAGAAGGAAAACAAGTTAAAATAGGACATCCTCTCCCTACATCAATTCAATACGTTATGATTAAAGATGCTTTAAAAGCTGAAGGTATAACCTTCACTGAAGATCCTAACGATAAAGACGCTATGGTTTTATTAATGAACTGTAAAGGGCAGGGAACAATGCCACAAATGTTAGCTCAAAATCAGTTAGATGCAGTTATCGCATGGGAACCAACACCAGAAATTATAGAAAATAAAGGTGTTGGAAAAGTCATTGCTTATAGTGAAAACTTACCAAGCACTTCAGGAGGAAAATGGACTGACCACCCATGCTGTTGTTTAGCTGCATCAGGAGATGCTTTAACTAAAAAAAGAGAGGCAGTGATAACATTCGCAAAAATCTTGAAAGATGCAACAGATGAGCTAAATAAAAACAAAGAATTGGCTGTTAAAGCATCTGTTAGATGGCTTGGAACTGATGAAGCTGTTGAAAGAGATTCAATTGCACACATAAAATTTGATTACAGGTTAGAACCAACAATACCACAAGTTATAAAATTCGTTGAAGCTATGAAGCTCCAAGGATTAATGAGCGGTAAGTTGAAAGATGCTTCATCAGAAGAGGCTGAAAATATAATATTTGACTTACAAACATACAACGAGATAATGGAATAA
- a CDS encoding glycosyltransferase family 4 protein encodes MKVLMPTIYYPHVGGITIHVENLVKHLKDIEFHILTYDNYEENEYKNVVIHKAPYLKKFRGMSYLLNAYTIGKNIIEKEGIDLIHSHYAFPQGCVGALLKNKFSLPHVLTLHGSDALILKNSLKGKYFFNYAVKNSDKIICVSKYIKEQLGENLKNKAVVIYNGVDKELLYNEGDYNFGLFVGAFVSQKGVDILIEAIKDINFNFKLIGDGILYKKIEDFVRKNNLNNIELLGKKSFVETASFMRKCSFLVVPSRSEGFGMVAVEAMACSKPVIATNVGGLKEIVTDKYNGLLVEKNNPKNLKEKILELINDENLRKTLGKNGKEFSKNFSWKKCANNVREVYEELIKN; translated from the coding sequence ATGAAAGTTTTAATGCCAACTATATATTACCCACATGTTGGAGGAATTACAATACATGTAGAAAATTTAGTCAAGCATCTAAAAGATATTGAGTTTCACATATTGACCTATGATAATTATGAAGAAAACGAATATAAAAATGTAGTTATTCATAAAGCTCCATATTTAAAAAAGTTTAGAGGTATGAGTTATTTACTAAACGCCTATACAATAGGGAAAAACATTATTGAAAAAGAGGGGATTGATTTAATCCACTCCCATTATGCATTTCCACAGGGATGCGTTGGAGCTTTATTGAAAAACAAATTTTCCCTTCCCCATGTACTAACACTCCATGGAAGTGACGCCTTAATATTAAAAAACTCATTAAAAGGAAAATATTTTTTTAATTATGCTGTGAAAAATTCTGATAAAATTATATGTGTAAGCAAATATATAAAGGAGCAGTTAGGTGAAAATTTAAAAAATAAGGCGGTTGTTATATACAACGGAGTAGATAAAGAGCTTTTATATAATGAGGGGGATTATAACTTTGGATTGTTTGTTGGAGCTTTTGTTTCGCAAAAAGGTGTTGACATATTAATAGAGGCGATAAAGGATATAAATTTTAATTTCAAACTCATAGGAGATGGGATTTTATATAAAAAGATAGAAGATTTTGTTAGAAAAAATAATTTAAATAACATTGAACTTTTAGGTAAAAAGAGTTTTGTTGAAACTGCTTCATTTATGAGGAAGTGTAGTTTTTTAGTTGTTCCTTCAAGGAGTGAAGGTTTTGGAATGGTTGCCGTTGAGGCAATGGCATGCTCTAAGCCAGTAATTGCTACAAACGTTGGAGGTTTAAAGGAGATTGTTACTGATAAATATAATGGACTATTGGTTGAGAAAAATAATCCGAAAAACTTGAAGGAAAAAATTTTAGAACTTATAAATGATGAAAACTTAAGAAAAACTTTGGGAAAAAATGGGAAAGAGTTCTCAAAAAACTTTTCCTGGAAAAAATGTGCAAATAATGTTAGGGAAGTATATGAGGAACTTATAAAAAATTAA
- a CDS encoding radical SAM protein, with protein MIERALILDGYTDEPAGLGVPPYIGIYPRYAYGVLDKYNVKTDYITIDKFREVRGNFNLDKYDAIICICGFHTPGKYLNANPATLKEFVSILYKYNGLKILGGPAATKYGSSMIGGRIEDESKYKAFFDVVAEGDLEAVLNDLLREGSIEKIDFNRYRSYEELKEFAIRGVKVVKKHPNYPYIIAEIETYRGCSRALTGGCSFCTEPRRLGLPKFRDEKDIVEEIKALYDEGIRYFRIGRQPCIFSYKSVESEKEEVPKPNVEAIEKLFKGIWNVSNPKVLHIDNANPAVIARHEAESREVAKILVKYCTSGNVAAFGVESFDEKVIKANNLLTTPEDVLKAVEILNEIGGKRGETGLPYLLPGINLLFGLKGERKETFAINFEYLKEIYDRGFMLRRINIRQVVPFFGTDITLKDIKKAEKRKKLFLWFKEKVREEIDNKMLKRVVPKGTILKDVFVEVKERDNLYFGRQFGTYPILVGIVDKNLKIGEFVDVEIVDYGRRSITGRVVKL; from the coding sequence ATGATAGAGAGAGCTTTAATATTAGATGGTTATACAGATGAACCAGCTGGTTTAGGAGTTCCTCCCTATATAGGAATTTATCCAAGATACGCCTATGGTGTTTTAGATAAATATAATGTTAAAACCGATTATATAACTATCGATAAATTTAGAGAGGTTAGAGGAAATTTTAATTTAGATAAATACGATGCAATAATCTGCATTTGCGGATTTCACACACCTGGAAAATATTTAAATGCAAATCCTGCAACATTAAAGGAGTTTGTCTCAATATTATATAAATATAATGGCTTAAAAATTTTAGGAGGTCCAGCGGCAACAAAATATGGTTCTTCAATGATTGGAGGGAGAATAGAGGATGAAAGTAAATATAAAGCATTTTTTGATGTAGTTGCCGAAGGGGATTTGGAAGCGGTATTAAACGATTTATTAAGAGAGGGAAGTATAGAGAAGATAGATTTTAATAGATATAGGAGCTATGAAGAGCTTAAAGAGTTTGCAATTAGGGGGGTTAAGGTTGTTAAAAAGCATCCAAACTACCCATACATAATAGCTGAGATTGAAACATATAGAGGATGTTCAAGGGCATTAACTGGAGGTTGCTCCTTCTGCACAGAGCCGAGAAGACTTGGATTGCCAAAATTTAGAGATGAAAAAGATATTGTAGAGGAAATTAAGGCTTTGTATGATGAGGGGATAAGATATTTTAGAATTGGAAGACAGCCGTGCATATTTTCATATAAATCAGTTGAATCTGAGAAGGAAGAAGTTCCAAAGCCAAATGTTGAAGCAATTGAAAAGCTATTTAAAGGAATTTGGAATGTCTCAAATCCAAAGGTTTTGCATATAGATAATGCCAATCCAGCAGTGATAGCAAGGCATGAAGCTGAGAGTAGGGAAGTAGCTAAAATACTGGTTAAATACTGCACTTCTGGAAATGTTGCTGCGTTTGGTGTAGAGAGTTTTGATGAAAAGGTTATTAAGGCAAATAACTTATTAACAACACCAGAAGATGTTTTAAAAGCTGTGGAAATATTAAATGAAATTGGAGGGAAAAGAGGGGAAACTGGATTGCCGTATTTGTTGCCGGGCATAAATTTGTTGTTTGGACTGAAAGGAGAGAGAAAAGAAACCTTTGCTATAAATTTTGAATATTTAAAAGAAATTTACGATAGGGGTTTTATGCTTAGAAGGATTAACATAAGGCAAGTAGTTCCATTTTTTGGAACTGATATAACTCTAAAAGACATAAAGAAGGCAGAAAAAAGGAAGAAATTATTTTTATGGTTTAAAGAGAAGGTTAGGGAAGAGATTGATAACAAGATGCTTAAAAGGGTTGTACCAAAAGGAACAATATTAAAGGATGTGTTTGTTGAAGTTAAAGAAAGAGACAACTTATATTTTGGAAGGCAGTTTGGAACGTATCCAATTTTGGTTGGAATTGTAGATAAAAATCTTAAAATTGGAGAATTTGTAGATGTAGAGATTGTTGATTATGGAAGAAGGTCTATAACTGGAAGAGTCGTTAAGTTATAA